One window from the genome of Cottoperca gobio chromosome 15, fCotGob3.1, whole genome shotgun sequence encodes:
- the LOC115020432 gene encoding peroxiredoxin-like 2A isoform X2, protein MLSSVSGLEGELFGMGMWSLGLGAVGAALAGILLANTDLCLSKGAQASLENIEAADLRSTIDEDNVIKAKSLWDKNGAVVIAVRRPGUFLCREEASELSSLKPQLEELGVPLVAVVKENVGTEIQDFRLHFAGDIYIDEQKSFYGPLQRKMGGLGFIRLGVWQNFMRAWRSGYQGNMHGEGFILGGVFVIGAGDQGILLEHREKEFGNKVEIADVLEAVKKIVAGK, encoded by the exons GTCCTCTGTTTCTGGGCTGGAGGGGGAGCTGTTCGGGATGGGGATGTGGTCGTTGGGGCTTGGGGCTGTCGGAGCTGCGCTCGCTGGGATCTTGCTGGCCAACACAGATCTGTGTCTGTCAAAAGGTGCACAGGCATCGCTGGAGAACATTGAAGCGGCTGACCTGCGCTCCACCATAGATG AGGACAACGTCATCAAAGCAAAGAGCCTGTGGGACAAGAACGGGGCTGTGGTCATAGCCGTACGACGACCTGGATGATTTTTGTGCAGAGAG GAGGCCTCTGAGCTGTCCTCTCTGAAGCCCCAGCTGGAAGAGCTCGGGGTCCCTCTGGTCGCTGTCGTGAAGGAGAACGTCGGCACAGAGATCCAGGACTTCAGACTGCACTTCGCTGGGGACATCTACATAGATGAACAG AAAAGCTTCTACGGCCCACTGCAGAGGAAGATGGGTGGTCTGGGGTTCATTCGCCTCGGGGTGTGGCAGAACTTCATGCGGGCCTGGAGGTCCGGTTACCAGGGCAACATGCACGGCGAGGGCTTCATCCTGGGGGGAGTGTTTGTCATCGGAGCAGGAGACCAG GGGATTCTCCTGGAACACCGTGAGAAGGAGTTTGGCAATAAAGTAGAGATTGCAGATGTTTTAGAGGCTGTTAAGAAAATTGTGGCaggtaaataa
- the LOC115020432 gene encoding peroxiredoxin-like 2A isoform X3, protein MGMWSLGLGAVGAALAGILLANTDLCLSKGAQASLENIEAADLRSTIDEDNVIKAKSLWDKNGAVVIAVRRPGUFLCREEASELSSLKPQLEELGVPLVAVVKENVGTEIQDFRLHFAGDIYIDEQKSFYGPLQRKMGGLGFIRLGVWQNFMRAWRSGYQGNMHGEGFILGGVFVIGAGDQGILLEHREKEFGNKVEIADVLEAVKKIVAGK, encoded by the exons ATGGGGATGTGGTCGTTGGGGCTTGGGGCTGTCGGAGCTGCGCTCGCTGGGATCTTGCTGGCCAACACAGATCTGTGTCTGTCAAAAGGTGCACAGGCATCGCTGGAGAACATTGAAGCGGCTGACCTGCGCTCCACCATAGATG AGGACAACGTCATCAAAGCAAAGAGCCTGTGGGACAAGAACGGGGCTGTGGTCATAGCCGTACGACGACCTGGATGATTTTTGTGCAGAGAG GAGGCCTCTGAGCTGTCCTCTCTGAAGCCCCAGCTGGAAGAGCTCGGGGTCCCTCTGGTCGCTGTCGTGAAGGAGAACGTCGGCACAGAGATCCAGGACTTCAGACTGCACTTCGCTGGGGACATCTACATAGATGAACAG AAAAGCTTCTACGGCCCACTGCAGAGGAAGATGGGTGGTCTGGGGTTCATTCGCCTCGGGGTGTGGCAGAACTTCATGCGGGCCTGGAGGTCCGGTTACCAGGGCAACATGCACGGCGAGGGCTTCATCCTGGGGGGAGTGTTTGTCATCGGAGCAGGAGACCAG GGGATTCTCCTGGAACACCGTGAGAAGGAGTTTGGCAATAAAGTAGAGATTGCAGATGTTTTAGAGGCTGTTAAGAAAATTGTGGCaggtaaataa